From the genome of Pieris rapae chromosome 5, ilPieRapa1.1, whole genome shotgun sequence, one region includes:
- the LOC111000906 gene encoding organic cation transporter protein isoform X1: MDVEKKKEITVDDILLDLGPFGKFHSLNYILILFPVLLAGMYSSVYNFEAMDLKYRCTVPECEDPAVVNFSIPHVDGEPSKCRRYAPFANVSLNDTCSEHFYDTSTEIKCDSYVYFEEHSIVKEFNLGCQDWKRSLVGTVHNAGFFISIPLTGLLSDKYGRRIAVVFASVANGVFGVIRAFSLNYEMFIVLEFLEPALGGGVYTACFVLAMELAGPKGRVLVSLLFNTMFILGGVSVTTLSWWLQSWRHLLLIIYTPAILVFFYIWSLTESFRWFFSKGRYEDGINVLKSCEKFNKVSVPTDHYDQVEKQAMQQRDAVKFESLEANSSSFKQTFCSALIWKRLFICSFLWTASTLVYYGLSINAIELSGNAYMNYIVVILIEAPANVCKLFCLDRFGRKKVIGTAFVLTGIILIAYGFIPGGYWSTTFYLGGKFFITLAYNSLYIFAAEVFPTNYRTTLLAICSTLGRVGSTLAPQTPLLSKLYEFLPTILFGVMSALSGLIVMTLPETNNQKLPDSLKEARAQDRKNTNEKTTDNKTRL; encoded by the exons ATGGATGTGGAAAAGAAAAAGGAAATTACAGTGGACGATATATTGTTAGATCTCGGACCGTTTGGAAAATttcattcattaaattatattttgattctgTTTCCGGTTTTATTGGCGGGAATGTATTCTTcagtttataattttgaagCAATGGACCTTAAATATag ATGCACAGTACCAGAATGCGAAGACCCAGCAGTTGTGAACTTCAGTATACCACATGTCGATGGAGAGCCGTCCAAATGCCGCCGCTACGCACCTTTCGCCAACGTCAGTTTAAATGATACCTGCTCAGAGCATTTTTATGACACCTCAACTGAAATCAAGTGCGATTCTTATGTGTACTTTGAAGAGCATTCTATTGTGAAAGAG ttcAACCTCGGCTGTCAGGACTGGAAGCGATCTCTAGTAGGAACGGTCCACAATGCTGGCTTCTTCATATCCATACCTCTCACCGGTCTCCTCTCCGACAAATACGGAAGACGTATCGCAGTCGTGTTCGCGAGCGTTGCAAACGGTGTCTTCGGCGTCATACGAGCATTCTCTCTGaattatgaaatgtttattgtCCTGGAATTTTTGGAACCAGCGCTTGGTGGGGGTGTTTATACtgcgtgttttgttttag CTATGGAACTTGCTGGGCCAAAAGGAAGAGTATTGGTGAGCCTACTATTCAATACAATGTTCATTCTTGGCGGAGTATCTGTGACGACACTGTCCTGGTGGCTACAAAGTTGGAGACATCTCCTTCTCATAATCTACACTCCAGCTATTTTAGTCTTCTTCTACATATGGTCCCTTACCGAAAGTTTTCGTTGGTTCTTTAGTAAAGGACGATACGAAGATGGCATCAACGTACTGAAAAGCTGTGAAAAGTTCAACAAAGTGTCTGTTCCGACGGACCATTATGATCAAGTTGAAAAGCAGGCCATGCAACAACGGGATGCTGTGAAATTTGAATCCTTAGAAGCAAACTCGTCATCCTTCAAACAAACGTTTTGCTCTGCTTTAATATGGAagagattatttatttgctcgTTCCTATGGACAGCTTCTACGCTGGTCTACTACGGTCTATCGATCAATGCGATAGAATTGTCAGGGAATgcttatatgaattatatcgTCGTGATATTAATTGAGGCCCCAGCCAATGTATGCAAGCTATTTTGTTTAGATCGCTTCGGAAGAAAGAAAGTTATCGGAACAGCATTCGTATTGACTGGAATTATTCTTATCGCTTATGGATTTATCCCag GTGGTTATTGGTCAACTACCTTCTATCTGGGTGGAAAATTCTTTATCACACTCGCATACAATTCACTCTACATATTCGCAGCGGAAGTATTTCCCACAAACTATAGAACGACGTTATTGGCTATTTGTTCTACTCTCGGTAGAGTTGGCTCTACGCTTGCGCCCCAAACTCCATTATTG TCAAAATTGTACGAGTTCCTGCCAACAATTCTATTCGGGGTTATGTCAGCCCTATCCGGCCTTATTGTGATGACTCTACCAGAGACAAACAATCAGAAATTACCCGACTCTCTCAAAGAAGCTCGAGCGCAGGACCgaaaaaacacaaatgaaAAGACCACAGACAATAAAACAAGgctatga
- the LOC111000906 gene encoding organic cation transporter protein isoform X2: MPFREQIYDIYIDNYVMIWFNLGCQDWKRSLVGTVHNAGFFISIPLTGLLSDKYGRRIAVVFASVANGVFGVIRAFSLNYEMFIVLEFLEPALGGGVYTACFVLAMELAGPKGRVLVSLLFNTMFILGGVSVTTLSWWLQSWRHLLLIIYTPAILVFFYIWSLTESFRWFFSKGRYEDGINVLKSCEKFNKVSVPTDHYDQVEKQAMQQRDAVKFESLEANSSSFKQTFCSALIWKRLFICSFLWTASTLVYYGLSINAIELSGNAYMNYIVVILIEAPANVCKLFCLDRFGRKKVIGTAFVLTGIILIAYGFIPGGYWSTTFYLGGKFFITLAYNSLYIFAAEVFPTNYRTTLLAICSTLGRVGSTLAPQTPLLSKLYEFLPTILFGVMSALSGLIVMTLPETNNQKLPDSLKEARAQDRKNTNEKTTDNKTRL; this comes from the exons atgCCTTTTCGTGAGCAAATCTATGACATTTACATTGATAATTATGTGATGATTTGG ttcAACCTCGGCTGTCAGGACTGGAAGCGATCTCTAGTAGGAACGGTCCACAATGCTGGCTTCTTCATATCCATACCTCTCACCGGTCTCCTCTCCGACAAATACGGAAGACGTATCGCAGTCGTGTTCGCGAGCGTTGCAAACGGTGTCTTCGGCGTCATACGAGCATTCTCTCTGaattatgaaatgtttattgtCCTGGAATTTTTGGAACCAGCGCTTGGTGGGGGTGTTTATACtgcgtgttttgttttag CTATGGAACTTGCTGGGCCAAAAGGAAGAGTATTGGTGAGCCTACTATTCAATACAATGTTCATTCTTGGCGGAGTATCTGTGACGACACTGTCCTGGTGGCTACAAAGTTGGAGACATCTCCTTCTCATAATCTACACTCCAGCTATTTTAGTCTTCTTCTACATATGGTCCCTTACCGAAAGTTTTCGTTGGTTCTTTAGTAAAGGACGATACGAAGATGGCATCAACGTACTGAAAAGCTGTGAAAAGTTCAACAAAGTGTCTGTTCCGACGGACCATTATGATCAAGTTGAAAAGCAGGCCATGCAACAACGGGATGCTGTGAAATTTGAATCCTTAGAAGCAAACTCGTCATCCTTCAAACAAACGTTTTGCTCTGCTTTAATATGGAagagattatttatttgctcgTTCCTATGGACAGCTTCTACGCTGGTCTACTACGGTCTATCGATCAATGCGATAGAATTGTCAGGGAATgcttatatgaattatatcgTCGTGATATTAATTGAGGCCCCAGCCAATGTATGCAAGCTATTTTGTTTAGATCGCTTCGGAAGAAAGAAAGTTATCGGAACAGCATTCGTATTGACTGGAATTATTCTTATCGCTTATGGATTTATCCCag GTGGTTATTGGTCAACTACCTTCTATCTGGGTGGAAAATTCTTTATCACACTCGCATACAATTCACTCTACATATTCGCAGCGGAAGTATTTCCCACAAACTATAGAACGACGTTATTGGCTATTTGTTCTACTCTCGGTAGAGTTGGCTCTACGCTTGCGCCCCAAACTCCATTATTG TCAAAATTGTACGAGTTCCTGCCAACAATTCTATTCGGGGTTATGTCAGCCCTATCCGGCCTTATTGTGATGACTCTACCAGAGACAAACAATCAGAAATTACCCGACTCTCTCAAAGAAGCTCGAGCGCAGGACCgaaaaaacacaaatgaaAAGACCACAGACAATAAAACAAGgctatga